The Desulfobulbaceae bacterium DB1 genome has a window encoding:
- a CDS encoding membrane protein codes for MKQEKNSRQPLFTTPAAFFTDLLFIAFGSVLCAVAVNSILIPHDFVMGGLTGLSVLIHKFVPRMNAGWIYLLMNIPLFILAWMAVGRRFFFYSVLGTLFLTFAMAFIHIPIALEDRMLAALLAGLLAGAGVGLTFRSPGSQGGLDILSIMLLKRFSISIGGTMLFVNCCLLLLVAYSYSLEAVLYTLVVLFVSSKVISVVVTGLSQRKAALIISPKWREISAEILKDIRRGVTIIEGEGGYSGEKEHIIYTVITFREIGHLKRLIQQIDENAFVVISDTLEVSNYRIGNQPHW; via the coding sequence ATGAAACAGGAAAAAAACAGCCGCCAACCGCTCTTTACCACTCCCGCCGCATTTTTCACGGACCTGCTTTTCATCGCCTTTGGCAGCGTTCTCTGTGCCGTTGCGGTCAACAGCATCCTGATCCCCCACGACTTCGTCATGGGAGGACTGACAGGTCTGTCGGTGCTGATCCACAAATTCGTCCCCCGAATGAACGCGGGCTGGATTTATCTGCTGATGAACATCCCCCTGTTCATCTTGGCCTGGATGGCGGTGGGCCGGCGTTTCTTTTTTTACAGCGTGCTCGGCACCCTTTTTCTGACCTTTGCCATGGCCTTCATCCATATCCCGATAGCCCTGGAAGACAGAATGCTTGCCGCCCTGCTGGCCGGTCTGCTGGCCGGCGCAGGTGTCGGGCTGACCTTCCGCTCCCCCGGCTCACAGGGCGGGCTCGACATCCTGTCCATCATGCTGCTCAAACGTTTTTCCATCAGCATCGGCGGCACCATGCTCTTTGTCAACTGCTGCCTGCTGCTCCTGGTGGCATATTCCTACTCCCTTGAGGCGGTTCTCTATACCCTGGTTGTCCTTTTTGTCAGTTCAAAGGTGATCAGCGTCGTGGTCACCGGCCTCAGCCAGCGCAAGGCGGCCCTGATCATCTCCCCCAAATGGCGGGAGATATCCGCGGAAATACTGAAAGACATCAGGCGAGGCGTGACCATCATCGAAGGAGAAGGAGGGTACAGCGGCGAAAAAGAGCATATCATCTATACCGTGATCACCTTCCGGGAGATCGGTCACCTGAAACGACTTATCCAGCAGATCGACGAAAATGCCTTTGTGGTGATCAGCGACACCCTTGAGGTGAGTAATTACCGCATCGGCAATCAGCCCCACTGGTGA
- a CDS encoding acyl-CoA synthetase has protein sequence MLESLFSPKSVAVIGASRTPGKVGHDILANLINGGFAGPIIPVNPSADDVLGLKCHTSLKAYGKGVDLSVIVVPRAHVEAAVKDSLDAGCGGIIVISAGFKETGEEGAALERKIASLCRNRNVRLLGPNCLGLINTGCNLNASFAGMMPEKGGVAVISQSGALCTAILDQAAGRHMGLSKVVSIGNKADLSEVDLLKALARDSQTKVIAGYLEDICSGDDFVKAAEEASSAKPVIILKSGTTAAGLKAAASHTGVLAGADTAYGAAFKRSGVIRADTFQDLFDFVIAFSMQPLPKGKRVLIITNAGGPGTMVADAVEKSGLTVAELDRNIANALGAKLPGAASTGNPVDVLGDADPERYVAAIEAAQADDAVDAIIVILTPQAMTRPAETARAIAAKLDGKKPVFASFMGGEGVMPGRRELGGAGLPDYDSPERAVSALKAMYDYASWQQRPPRIVTRFPVNRRRVERIIIRQQRTNRLQLSEVKSKSILEAYGFKIPEGRLATTVDEAVEIAKRVGFPTAMKIVSPDVVHKTDLGGVQLNLASAEKVRDAYDLMMLRIREKAPGAHIKGVYVEEMVDPGLEVIIGMSRDPQFGPMLMFGLGGIFVEVMKDVTFHLAPITSDEAMQMLLATRSYEILKGKRGQQGVDLEAIAGGLQRISQLTTDFPQILELDINPFIVGGIGAEAVVADARMTLKPI, from the coding sequence ATGTTAGAATCATTGTTTTCTCCGAAAAGTGTAGCGGTCATCGGCGCTTCCCGCACGCCGGGCAAAGTCGGCCATGATATTCTGGCAAATCTGATCAACGGCGGTTTTGCCGGACCGATCATCCCGGTCAATCCCTCGGCGGATGATGTTCTCGGCCTGAAATGTCATACCAGCCTGAAGGCCTATGGCAAGGGGGTGGATCTCAGTGTGATCGTCGTGCCCCGCGCCCATGTCGAGGCAGCGGTAAAAGATTCCCTTGATGCCGGTTGCGGCGGCATCATCGTCATCTCGGCCGGATTCAAGGAGACGGGCGAGGAAGGGGCTGCGCTGGAACGGAAAATAGCCTCCCTTTGCCGCAACCGCAACGTGCGCCTGCTCGGCCCCAATTGTCTGGGATTGATTAACACGGGGTGCAATCTGAATGCCTCTTTTGCCGGCATGATGCCGGAAAAGGGGGGGGTTGCCGTTATTTCTCAGTCCGGCGCCTTGTGCACCGCCATTCTTGATCAGGCGGCCGGACGCCATATGGGCCTTTCCAAGGTGGTGAGCATCGGCAACAAGGCGGATCTGTCCGAGGTGGACCTGCTCAAGGCTCTTGCCCGGGACAGTCAGACCAAGGTGATTGCCGGTTATCTGGAGGACATCTGTTCCGGCGATGATTTTGTCAAGGCAGCGGAAGAGGCCTCCTCGGCAAAACCGGTCATTATCCTCAAATCCGGAACAACCGCGGCAGGACTGAAAGCGGCGGCGTCCCATACCGGCGTGCTGGCCGGCGCGGATACGGCGTATGGCGCGGCCTTTAAGAGATCCGGCGTCATCCGGGCCGACACGTTTCAGGATCTTTTTGATTTCGTCATCGCATTTTCCATGCAGCCGCTGCCCAAGGGCAAAAGGGTGCTCATCATTACCAATGCCGGCGGCCCCGGCACCATGGTGGCTGATGCGGTGGAAAAGTCCGGACTCACGGTCGCGGAGCTTGACCGTAATATTGCCAATGCCCTGGGGGCGAAACTTCCCGGGGCCGCCAGTACCGGCAATCCCGTCGATGTGTTGGGTGACGCGGATCCCGAACGCTACGTCGCGGCCATTGAGGCGGCTCAGGCAGACGATGCGGTGGATGCGATTATCGTCATCCTCACCCCCCAGGCCATGACCCGGCCGGCGGAAACGGCGCGGGCCATTGCCGCCAAGCTTGACGGCAAGAAACCGGTTTTCGCCTCATTCATGGGGGGAGAAGGAGTGATGCCGGGCCGACGGGAACTGGGCGGCGCCGGTCTGCCGGATTACGATTCGCCCGAACGGGCGGTGTCTGCCCTGAAAGCCATGTATGATTATGCCTCCTGGCAACAGAGACCGCCGCGCATCGTTACCCGTTTCCCGGTGAACCGGCGCAGGGTGGAGCGCATTATCATCCGCCAGCAGCGGACGAACCGTTTGCAGTTGAGCGAGGTGAAGTCAAAGAGCATTCTTGAGGCCTATGGTTTTAAGATCCCGGAGGGACGGCTCGCCACCACCGTGGACGAGGCGGTGGAGATCGCCAAACGAGTCGGTTTCCCCACCGCCATGAAGATCGTTTCGCCGGATGTGGTGCACAAGACGGATCTCGGCGGGGTGCAGCTCAACCTGGCCTCGGCGGAAAAGGTTCGCGATGCATATGATCTGATGATGCTCCGCATCCGCGAGAAGGCCCCTGGTGCCCATATCAAGGGGGTTTATGTGGAGGAAATGGTGGACCCCGGTCTTGAGGTCATTATCGGCATGAGCCGGGATCCTCAGTTCGGCCCCATGTTGATGTTCGGCCTCGGCGGCATTTTTGTCGAGGTGATGAAGGATGTGACGTTCCACCTGGCCCCCATCACCTCGGATGAGGCGATGCAGATGCTGCTTGCCACCCGATCCTACGAAATCCTGAAAGGGAAACGGGGCCAGCAGGGGGTGGACCTGGAGGCCATTGCCGGCGGACTTCAGCGGATCAGCCAGTTGACCACCGATTTTCCGCAGATCCTTGAACTTGACATTAATCCCTTCATTGTCGGCGGAATCGGCGCGGAAGCAGTGGTGGCCGACGCCCGCATGACCCTGAAACCAATTTGA
- a CDS encoding 4-hydroxybutyrate CoA-transferase — MMQQTRVEFDPDWQKKYADMINTPKKALSHIKNGQRVFVGTGCGEPQLLVAALTDRAADLADVEIVHLLTKGDARYADLKYADSFTVNSFFIGQNVRGLIQEGMGSYTPMLLSDIPELFKSGKLPLDVVLIHVSEPNMLGKVSLGISVDIVKSAAENGSLVIAQVNKQMPWTHGDSLLDIYDIDILVPADIPLIERPSKPVNEVTKKIGQHIASLIENGSTVEFGLGRIPGIGRIPAACMFYLTEKKDLGIHTEVITDSVIKLIESGAVTGARKTTDQGKIVTSFCMGTKKLYDFVNANPIFSFRPTEYVNDVHVISRQNKMVSINMALEVDLTGQVCADSDGGKFYSGIGGQVDFNRGAARSKGGKPIIVVSSTADEGARSRIVSRLSPGAGVATSRGEIHYVVSEFGIAYLHGKNIQERTMALISIAHPKFREQLLKEAIEAKYVKPDFASVGDKLVVASEEMKTSFLLDNGTQINFRPIHPTDEPLMRDLLYDLSRETVYYRFMTQSKRFEHSQIQNFVYIDHRKDVAIVGTVPEASGDEIVAVGRYYLDERTNRAEVAFVIRDKWQNLHIGSFLFRHLITIAKRNGISGFTAEVLRENKRMQAIFNNSGYKMESQLEEGVYSFRIDF, encoded by the coding sequence ATGATGCAGCAAACCAGAGTTGAATTTGATCCGGATTGGCAGAAAAAATACGCGGATATGATCAACACGCCCAAAAAGGCGCTTTCTCATATCAAAAACGGCCAGCGTGTCTTTGTCGGCACCGGCTGCGGAGAGCCTCAGCTCCTGGTAGCGGCCCTGACCGACCGGGCCGCCGATCTGGCCGATGTGGAAATCGTGCATCTCCTGACCAAGGGAGATGCCCGCTATGCCGATCTGAAATATGCCGACAGCTTCACGGTGAACAGTTTTTTTATCGGTCAGAATGTGCGGGGACTGATTCAGGAAGGGATGGGCAGTTATACGCCCATGCTCCTTTCCGATATTCCGGAGCTGTTCAAGTCGGGAAAGCTGCCGCTTGATGTGGTGCTGATCCATGTCAGTGAACCGAACATGCTCGGCAAGGTGAGCCTCGGCATCTCGGTTGATATCGTCAAGAGCGCCGCGGAAAACGGTTCCCTGGTCATTGCCCAGGTAAATAAACAGATGCCCTGGACCCATGGTGATTCCCTGCTTGACATCTATGACATCGATATCCTGGTACCGGCTGATATCCCGCTGATTGAGAGGCCGTCAAAGCCTGTCAATGAAGTGACCAAAAAGATCGGTCAGCACATTGCTTCCCTGATTGAAAACGGCTCCACCGTTGAATTCGGATTGGGTCGCATTCCGGGCATCGGTCGCATTCCGGCGGCCTGCATGTTTTATCTGACCGAAAAGAAGGATCTGGGGATCCATACCGAGGTGATAACCGATTCCGTCATCAAACTGATTGAATCAGGGGCGGTGACCGGCGCGCGAAAAACCACGGACCAGGGCAAGATCGTCACCAGTTTCTGCATGGGAACCAAAAAGCTTTATGATTTTGTCAACGCCAACCCGATCTTTTCCTTCCGACCGACGGAATATGTCAATGACGTGCATGTCATCAGCCGACAGAACAAGATGGTTTCCATCAATATGGCATTGGAAGTTGATCTGACCGGTCAGGTGTGCGCCGATTCCGACGGCGGCAAATTTTATTCGGGCATCGGCGGCCAGGTTGATTTCAACCGTGGGGCCGCCCGCTCGAAAGGGGGGAAACCGATTATCGTCGTTTCCTCCACCGCCGACGAGGGGGCGCGTTCCCGTATCGTTTCCCGTCTCAGTCCGGGGGCCGGGGTGGCCACCTCCAGGGGCGAGATTCATTATGTCGTCTCTGAATTCGGTATCGCCTATCTGCACGGGAAAAACATCCAGGAAAGGACCATGGCCCTGATCAGCATTGCCCATCCGAAATTCCGGGAACAGCTGCTCAAGGAGGCGATTGAGGCAAAATACGTCAAGCCGGATTTCGCCTCCGTGGGCGACAAGCTGGTGGTCGCCTCGGAGGAGATGAAGACATCCTTTCTCCTCGATAACGGCACCCAGATCAATTTCAGGCCCATTCATCCCACGGATGAGCCGCTCATGCGTGATCTTCTTTATGACCTTTCCCGTGAAACCGTTTATTACCGGTTCATGACCCAGAGCAAGCGCTTTGAGCACAGTCAGATCCAGAATTTTGTCTACATTGATCACCGCAAGGACGTTGCCATTGTCGGCACCGTGCCCGAGGCGTCAGGCGATGAAATTGTCGCGGTGGGCCGTTATTACCTGGATGAGCGGACCAACCGGGCCGAGGTGGCTTTTGTCATCCGTGACAAGTGGCAGAACCTGCATATCGGCTCCTTTCTTTTCCGCCATCTGATTACCATTGCCAAACGGAACGGTATTTCCGGCTTTACCGCCGAGGTGCTGCGGGAAAATAAACGGATGCAGGCGATTTTCAATAATTCCGGCTACAAAATGGAAAGTCAGCTGGAGGAGGGAGTGTACAGCTTCAGGATTGATTTCTGA
- a CDS encoding glycosyl transferase family 51 translates to MPSDDSHSQKQHNSSSAGSEEKNDQQILKQQAIKFKAYQHTFSKRDIKNGISEKNIGKRLRESKQLEDSYYKYLKELEKNPNKKIIFPWENPYKRMIFLLTYWTPRFLQWISVTVFSLLLLNTIPGPTQHIVEFFIARTIYDTAPIQRLPESLATYAHSAQIIDSRGAVIKSYGKRELTEEIPGAAKMALLACEDHYLLPHPKNPWHVNSFLIHAGVSWVNLAGAMKDTLFGNPRGASTIVMQNAKKILGNSDRTVANKLEEIIIAYMMVAKFGKDKNLDFYINTVPVGSNIYGFSSAARSYFKMELSELSLQQLVAISSFIPNHNRQLAFYQVVRGKNFEQLDASQLRHAKEAINKINLALAYLREQEEISAEQYLQWRLSDEESIRDIGFREYRSPLYGEEEWTSWNVIKEVSSRTYMLDGRRISGAELMLDVRGDVVVETAVDLDVVEKSKEFIVSYLNSPGYQKILQQRNADTWKKDRERYEQKKQIPPYTDFKGFMENLYQNVNAGLIIVNQSGEIISYVGGKEFILGGLDIPLDEGAEPIIIDLMNKQATLTPSSTIKPVIAYFAMTDNQANLQTLLADKPMEYKYVESAGKEVWLPRNWFPYDQEHFLGRQYSLLEAQVLSVNTIFARLYANKRISSALLLAFDRIGLRYNRDDARFWPFGIGASDVPVQQWLGVYNAFLDGNFREPSFVKRILVDGQVLFERHREPVGRTIALFDSKKEREDEMRALYEVCNRGTGAGMKTEFPFHKNLVSGKTGTAPQGRSSLFVSHFNPYQDRQGHAEKNMTMIVFMTTNSGGVTSIGTSAQGPVKIAGQIYHHLFEKELRNMMDEEIEKAKRSNPHFRNNHIYWANVDRYMKRLFEEKSGKEYIHDSIFGVDMYQEALQQILNSTNQIYTGRDDLFNELVRYYTNQEKIVKIN, encoded by the coding sequence ATGCCAAGCGACGATTCGCATTCACAGAAGCAGCATAATTCTTCAAGCGCGGGATCTGAAGAAAAAAACGATCAGCAGATATTGAAACAGCAGGCTATCAAATTCAAGGCCTATCAGCATACCTTTTCCAAACGCGACATCAAAAACGGCATCTCTGAAAAAAATATCGGCAAACGGCTGCGGGAAAGCAAGCAACTTGAGGACAGTTATTACAAATACCTCAAGGAACTGGAAAAAAACCCGAACAAAAAAATCATTTTCCCTTGGGAAAATCCTTACAAGAGGATGATTTTCCTCCTCACCTACTGGACGCCGCGCTTCTTGCAATGGATATCGGTGACGGTCTTTTCTCTTTTGCTGCTCAACACCATACCCGGCCCAACCCAGCATATCGTAGAATTTTTCATTGCCCGCACCATCTATGATACCGCCCCCATCCAGCGGCTGCCGGAAAGCCTGGCAACCTATGCCCATTCCGCGCAAATAATCGATAGCCGCGGCGCGGTCATCAAATCATACGGCAAGCGGGAACTGACCGAGGAAATACCCGGCGCGGCAAAGATGGCACTGCTTGCCTGCGAGGACCATTACCTGTTGCCCCATCCGAAGAACCCCTGGCACGTCAACAGCTTTCTCATCCATGCCGGGGTCAGCTGGGTCAACCTGGCAGGCGCGATGAAAGACACCCTTTTCGGCAACCCCAGGGGCGCCAGTACCATCGTCATGCAAAATGCAAAAAAAATCCTCGGCAACTCCGACCGAACCGTCGCCAACAAGCTGGAGGAGATTATTATCGCCTACATGATGGTTGCCAAATTCGGCAAGGACAAAAACCTCGATTTTTATATCAACACAGTGCCGGTGGGCAGTAACATTTACGGCTTCAGCTCCGCGGCCCGCAGCTATTTCAAAATGGAACTGTCGGAATTGTCCCTGCAGCAGCTGGTGGCGATCTCCTCCTTTATCCCGAACCACAATCGACAGCTGGCATTTTATCAGGTGGTGAGAGGGAAAAACTTTGAGCAACTGGACGCAAGCCAGCTCCGCCATGCAAAAGAGGCGATCAACAAAATCAATCTCGCCCTTGCCTACCTGCGCGAACAGGAGGAAATCTCCGCCGAACAATATCTTCAATGGCGTCTTAGCGATGAAGAATCGATCCGCGACATCGGCTTCCGGGAGTACCGTTCCCCTCTCTACGGGGAAGAGGAATGGACATCATGGAACGTCATCAAGGAGGTCTCCTCCCGCACCTACATGCTCGACGGCCGCCGGATAAGCGGAGCGGAGCTGATGCTTGACGTGCGGGGCGACGTGGTGGTGGAAACCGCCGTCGACCTCGACGTTGTGGAAAAAAGCAAGGAGTTCATCGTCTCATATCTGAACAGTCCCGGATATCAAAAAATTCTCCAGCAGCGAAACGCCGACACCTGGAAAAAGGATCGGGAACGGTATGAGCAGAAAAAACAGATCCCGCCCTACACCGATTTCAAGGGCTTCATGGAAAACCTCTACCAGAACGTCAATGCCGGCCTGATCATCGTCAACCAGTCGGGAGAAATCATCTCCTATGTGGGAGGCAAGGAATTCATTCTCGGCGGGCTTGACATCCCCCTCGACGAAGGGGCCGAACCGATCATCATTGACCTGATGAACAAGCAGGCAACCCTTACTCCGTCCTCAACCATCAAACCGGTTATCGCCTATTTCGCCATGACCGACAACCAGGCGAATCTGCAGACCTTGCTGGCCGACAAACCGATGGAATACAAGTATGTGGAAAGCGCGGGCAAAGAGGTCTGGCTGCCGCGCAACTGGTTTCCGTATGACCAGGAACACTTTCTGGGGCGACAGTACTCCCTGCTGGAGGCCCAGGTGCTTTCCGTCAACACCATATTTGCCCGGCTTTATGCCAACAAACGGATCAGCAGCGCACTCCTGCTTGCCTTTGACCGCATCGGTCTGCGCTACAACAGGGACGACGCCCGCTTCTGGCCATTCGGCATCGGCGCATCCGACGTGCCGGTTCAGCAATGGCTGGGTGTTTACAATGCCTTTCTGGACGGCAATTTCCGCGAGCCCTCCTTTGTCAAGCGCATCCTGGTTGACGGCCAGGTTCTCTTTGAGCGGCATCGTGAACCCGTCGGCCGCACCATTGCCCTGTTTGACTCGAAAAAAGAAAGGGAGGACGAAATGCGGGCCCTGTATGAGGTGTGCAACCGGGGCACCGGTGCCGGCATGAAAACGGAATTCCCCTTTCACAAGAATCTGGTCTCCGGCAAAACAGGCACCGCCCCCCAGGGCCGGTCCTCCCTTTTTGTCAGCCACTTCAACCCCTACCAGGACCGGCAGGGCCATGCGGAAAAAAACATGACCATGATCGTCTTCATGACCACCAACAGCGGCGGAGTCACCAGCATCGGCACCTCGGCCCAGGGTCCGGTCAAAATAGCGGGTCAGATCTATCATCATCTTTTTGAAAAGGAATTGCGAAACATGATGGATGAGGAAATTGAAAAAGCCAAACGATCCAATCCCCATTTTCGCAACAACCATATCTACTGGGCCAATGTCGACCGTTATATGAAACGGCTGTTCGAAGAAAAATCAGGAAAAGAGTATATTCACGACAGCATTTTCGGGGTCGACATGTACCAGGAAGCCCTGCAGCAGATATTAAACAGCACCAACCAGATCTATACCGGCAGAGACGACCTTTTCAACGAACTGGTGCGCTATTACACCAATCAGGAAAAAATTGTCAAAATCAACTGA